The following coding sequences lie in one Calidithermus timidus DSM 17022 genomic window:
- the gltX gene encoding glutamate--tRNA ligase produces MVVTRIAPSPTGDPHVGTAYQALFNYVFAKQHGGKFIVRIEDTDRTRYNPTSERRILEMLEWLGLSPDESPLKGGPNGPYVQSQRLHIYHEHARRLLESGAAYRAFDTPEELAAAREEARKAGRQEQGYNRRYRDYPREEAERRAAAGEPHVIRLRVPLEGKTVVNDLLRGPIEFDNAQLDDKVLLKADGYPTYHLAAMVDDHLMGVTHVIRAEEWLTSTPFHVLLIKAFGWEEPVWCHTPLLRNPDKTKLSKRKMDTSVDSYRAQGILPEALLNYLGTMAWSMPDGREIFSVADMIEHFDLRRISLGGPVFDLAKLKWMNGKYIREVLSLQELAVRLKPFLEAAGYTYPSEAYLEQVITAMRARFETLSEFVQKAVYFFREDYPMQEKAKAKLEEGRAFLGELRELLASLPNFLPETTEPALKGFAEAKGLKAAAVMQPLRAALTGSLETPGMFDLLMILGKERVLERLARALKA; encoded by the coding sequence ATGGTCGTGACCCGCATTGCGCCCTCTCCTACGGGCGACCCCCACGTTGGGACGGCTTACCAGGCGCTGTTCAACTACGTCTTCGCCAAGCAGCACGGCGGAAAGTTCATCGTGCGGATCGAGGATACCGACCGCACGCGCTACAACCCAACCTCTGAGCGACGAATACTGGAGATGCTCGAGTGGCTCGGGCTTTCCCCCGATGAATCCCCCCTCAAGGGCGGGCCCAATGGTCCTTACGTGCAGTCGCAGCGGCTTCATATCTACCACGAACACGCCCGGCGGCTGCTGGAGTCGGGGGCTGCCTACCGGGCCTTCGACACCCCAGAAGAACTCGCCGCCGCCCGCGAGGAGGCCCGCAAGGCTGGAAGGCAGGAGCAGGGCTACAACCGCCGCTACCGCGACTACCCCCGCGAAGAGGCTGAGCGCCGGGCGGCGGCCGGGGAGCCCCACGTCATCCGGCTCAGGGTGCCCCTGGAGGGCAAGACTGTCGTCAACGACCTGCTGCGCGGGCCAATAGAGTTCGACAACGCCCAGCTCGACGACAAGGTGCTGCTCAAGGCCGATGGCTACCCCACTTACCACCTCGCGGCCATGGTAGATGACCACCTCATGGGCGTGACCCACGTCATCCGGGCCGAGGAATGGCTCACCAGCACGCCCTTTCACGTCCTGCTCATCAAAGCCTTCGGCTGGGAGGAGCCGGTGTGGTGCCATACCCCGCTGCTGCGCAATCCCGACAAGACCAAGCTCTCCAAGCGCAAGATGGACACCAGCGTGGACAGCTACCGCGCTCAGGGCATTTTGCCCGAGGCTTTGCTCAACTACCTGGGCACCATGGCCTGGAGCATGCCCGACGGGCGGGAGATCTTCAGCGTGGCCGACATGATCGAGCACTTCGACCTGCGGCGCATCAGCCTGGGCGGCCCGGTATTCGACCTGGCCAAGCTCAAGTGGATGAACGGTAAGTACATCCGCGAGGTGCTCTCGTTGCAGGAGCTGGCCGTGCGGCTCAAGCCCTTCCTCGAGGCCGCCGGCTACACCTACCCCTCCGAGGCCTACCTCGAGCAGGTCATCACGGCCATGCGGGCCCGCTTCGAGACGCTGTCGGAGTTCGTGCAGAAGGCGGTCTACTTCTTCCGCGAAGACTACCCCATGCAAGAGAAGGCCAAGGCCAAGCTCGAGGAAGGCCGCGCTTTTCTGGGTGAGCTGCGCGAACTCCTCGCCTCCTTGCCCAACTTCCTCCCCGAGACCACCGAGCCTGCGCTCAAGGGCTTCGCTGAGGCCAAGGGCCTCAAGGCCGCCGCGGTGATGCAGCCCCTGCGGGCCGCCCTCACCGGATCGCTCGAGACCCCCGGCATGTTCGACCTGCTGATGATCTTGGGCAAGGAGCGGGTGCTCGAGCGGCTGGCAAGGGCGCTAAAAGCGTAG
- a CDS encoding HAD family hydrolase gives MKALVFDFDGTILDTEQAEYTAWTQAYARYGGELTLHDYLPLIGTAEPVFDLYAHLEAQIGPYDREAFDRERQEVLHSLLAQLEPLPGVPECLEQARKLGLKLAVASSSSAAWVLGHLEQHHLLQAFDHVITREYVARTKPDPALFLKAAEALQVAPAECVAVEDSLNGVRAARAAGMFTIAVPNPLTRHQDLRQADVLLPSLAGLELEPFLSSLKPVHPR, from the coding sequence ATGAAAGCCCTGGTCTTCGACTTCGACGGCACCATCCTCGACACCGAGCAGGCCGAGTACACCGCCTGGACCCAGGCCTACGCCCGCTACGGCGGCGAGCTTACCCTGCACGACTACCTTCCCCTCATAGGCACCGCCGAGCCGGTCTTCGACCTCTACGCCCACCTCGAGGCCCAAATCGGCCCCTACGACCGCGAGGCCTTCGACCGGGAGCGCCAGGAAGTGCTCCACAGCCTGCTCGCTCAGCTCGAGCCCCTCCCCGGCGTGCCGGAGTGCCTCGAGCAGGCCAGGAAACTGGGGTTGAAGCTGGCGGTGGCCTCGAGTTCCTCCGCCGCCTGGGTGCTCGGACACCTCGAGCAGCACCACCTCCTCCAGGCTTTTGACCACGTGATCACCCGCGAGTACGTCGCGCGTACCAAACCCGACCCCGCGCTGTTTCTGAAGGCAGCGGAGGCTCTGCAAGTCGCTCCGGCAGAGTGCGTGGCCGTGGAGGACTCCCTCAACGGGGTCAGGGCCGCAAGGGCCGCAGGGATGTTCACCATCGCCGTTCCCAACCCCCTCACCCGTCACCAGGACCTCCGCCAGGCCGACGTGCTGTTGCCCAGCCTGGCCGGACTGGAGCTCGAGCCTTTCCTCTCGAGCCTGAAGCCTGTTCATCCTCGCTGA
- a CDS encoding phosphate/phosphite/phosphonate ABC transporter substrate-binding protein gives MKRTLAAILGLVALATLIVVSFAFAQAPIKVRIGFNPTQNSDQLRPAAQAIADFIEKEFKGTVEVEIFIPTEYRGLIEAMRGGNLDFAFYPPDGYVIAHRDVGAQVLLKSVRGNSPFYWSAIIVRKDSGIKNVKQLEGKTIAWVDKNSAAGYVFPRAALVSAGLDPDKLFSKQIFAGKHDSAVLAVLNKSVDAAATFANDDKNKSGAWTQFLKPEEAAQLTAIFYSKPIPGDTFSVSKQFQEKYPSLTKGIAAAIQRIRTPQSKLLLNLYRIDYMIPAKDSDYDVVREARKVAGQD, from the coding sequence ATGAAACGTACGCTAGCGGCAATCCTTGGCTTGGTGGCGCTCGCCACCCTGATCGTGGTGTCCTTCGCCTTTGCCCAGGCCCCGATCAAAGTTCGCATCGGCTTCAACCCCACCCAGAACTCCGACCAGCTCCGCCCGGCGGCTCAGGCCATCGCCGACTTCATCGAGAAGGAGTTCAAGGGCACGGTCGAGGTGGAGATCTTCATCCCCACCGAGTACCGCGGCCTCATCGAGGCCATGCGCGGGGGCAACCTCGACTTCGCCTTCTACCCGCCCGATGGCTACGTCATCGCCCACCGCGACGTGGGGGCGCAGGTGCTCTTGAAGTCGGTGCGTGGCAACAGCCCCTTCTACTGGTCGGCCATCATCGTGCGCAAGGATTCCGGCATCAAGAACGTCAAGCAGCTCGAGGGCAAGACCATCGCCTGGGTGGACAAGAACTCCGCCGCCGGCTACGTCTTCCCCCGCGCCGCGCTGGTCAGCGCTGGCCTGGACCCCGACAAGCTCTTCTCCAAGCAGATCTTCGCCGGCAAGCACGACTCCGCCGTGTTGGCCGTGCTCAACAAGTCGGTAGACGCGGCCGCCACCTTCGCCAACGACGACAAGAACAAGAGCGGGGCCTGGACCCAGTTCCTCAAGCCCGAGGAAGCCGCCCAGCTCACCGCCATCTTCTACTCCAAGCCCATCCCCGGCGATACCTTCAGCGTCTCCAAGCAGTTCCAGGAGAAGTACCCCTCGCTCACCAAGGGCATCGCTGCGGCCATCCAGCGCATCCGCACCCCTCAGAGCAAGTTGCTGCTCAACCTCTACCGCATCGACTACATGATCCCGGCCAAGGACTCCGACTACGACGTGGTGCGTGAGGCCCGCAAGGTGGCCGGTCAGGACTGA
- the phnC gene encoding phosphonate ABC transporter ATP-binding protein: MIEVRGVSQVFQTKNGPFQALKNVNIDIPKGDFVAIIGRSGAGKSTFLRTLNGLLIPTEGSIRVEGLEITRLSKHELQKYRRSVGFIFQQFNLVTRLSVLDNVLHGRLGYLPTWRGLLGLYTERDYQIARAQLERVDLTAKESARVDSLSGGQQQRVAIARAMAQEPRLMLADEPAANLDPVLSEEVMRILRRFNEQLGMTVVINIHALDLALEYARRIIAFKKGELVFDGSAAELSDELVDAIYERKEMVA, from the coding sequence ATGATCGAAGTCAGAGGAGTGAGTCAGGTCTTCCAGACCAAGAACGGGCCCTTTCAGGCCCTCAAAAACGTGAACATCGACATCCCCAAGGGGGACTTTGTCGCCATCATCGGGCGCTCGGGAGCGGGCAAGAGCACCTTCTTGCGCACCCTCAACGGCCTGCTGATCCCCACCGAGGGTTCGATCAGGGTCGAGGGGCTGGAGATCACCCGGCTCTCCAAGCACGAGTTGCAGAAGTACCGCCGCAGCGTGGGCTTTATCTTCCAGCAGTTCAACCTCGTCACCCGGTTGAGCGTGCTGGACAACGTGCTGCACGGGCGATTGGGCTATTTGCCGACTTGGCGAGGGTTGCTGGGGCTCTACACCGAGCGCGATTACCAGATCGCGCGGGCACAGCTCGAGCGGGTCGACCTCACGGCCAAAGAGAGCGCCCGCGTCGACTCGCTCTCCGGCGGACAGCAGCAGCGCGTGGCCATCGCCCGCGCCATGGCCCAGGAGCCCCGGCTCATGCTGGCCGACGAACCCGCCGCCAACCTCGACCCGGTGCTCTCGGAAGAGGTCATGCGCATCCTCAGGCGCTTCAACGAGCAGCTCGGCATGACGGTGGTGATCAATATTCACGCCCTGGACTTAGCCCTCGAGTATGCCCGGCGCATCATCGCCTTCAAGAAGGGGGAGCTGGTCTTCGACGGCAGCGCCGCCGAGCTGAGCGACGAGCTCGTGGACGCGATCTACGAGCGAAAGGAGATGGTGGCGTGA
- the phnE gene encoding phosphonate ABC transporter, permease protein PhnE, protein MSAALIYALLGLGLALLLSVARGSMRRLIYGGAFGIAIAFVAFPFVQSLGYLTRETVAPTLLGLLPRYPLLALVPLGVVAAVALARRGGQVAALGGLVGGALALFTGLFLISQPAGLVRLIPLEGLMELLVALTLPLLLALLGWRRAKLRWPLIGAGVLLGWLVFFWLNSSSGGHLYLPKMAGYYRLLGGVEGGLEQRIVEEYNAGLEERNAILREIGQPEEKPVQSLADFKGRLPQETAAQGYRLLQPSQLQYGAFAVFLLAGLMLGAGLAQLRRPQLQEPGDLRAGLILAALVGVLLPAFDATEFALQKLVRGWPFLVGFMDKAWPPNLAQINPLDPERSIFPLQSVLSEMALTIEIALVGTFLAAIFAVPTSFLAARNLTQGSPLMRGLFAFMRTFYNVDRGVDTLILALVFVAAVGLGPFAGVLAMAIHSIADLGKLYSEAIENVDRGPIEALESTGTAGVNVLRWAILPQVLPLFVSYTLYRFEINFRVSVVLGLVGAGGIGYFIKGAMDGGNYDQMIIGVIAIVIVVNLIDFASSWLRSRLV, encoded by the coding sequence GTGAGCGCGGCCTTGATCTATGCCCTGCTGGGCCTCGGCCTCGCCCTGCTCCTCAGCGTGGCCAGGGGCTCCATGCGCCGCCTGATCTACGGCGGGGCCTTCGGGATCGCCATCGCCTTCGTGGCCTTTCCCTTCGTGCAGTCGCTGGGCTACCTGACGCGGGAAACGGTTGCGCCCACGCTGCTGGGCCTGTTGCCCAGATACCCGCTGCTGGCACTGGTACCCCTGGGGGTGGTCGCGGCGGTAGCGCTGGCCCGCCGAGGTGGGCAGGTGGCCGCGCTGGGTGGGCTCGTCGGCGGGGCGCTGGCCCTGTTCACGGGGTTGTTTCTCATCAGCCAGCCCGCGGGGTTGGTGCGGCTGATCCCCCTCGAGGGGCTGATGGAGCTGCTCGTGGCGCTGACCCTCCCGCTGCTCCTGGCCTTGCTGGGTTGGAGGCGGGCTAAGCTGCGCTGGCCGCTGATCGGGGCGGGGGTGTTGCTGGGCTGGCTCGTGTTCTTCTGGCTCAACTCCAGCAGCGGCGGCCACCTCTACCTGCCCAAGATGGCGGGCTACTACCGCCTGCTGGGCGGGGTGGAAGGCGGTCTCGAGCAGCGCATCGTCGAGGAGTACAACGCCGGGCTCGAGGAGCGCAACGCCATCCTGCGCGAGATCGGTCAGCCCGAGGAGAAGCCCGTGCAGAGCCTGGCCGATTTCAAAGGCCGCCTCCCCCAGGAGACCGCGGCGCAGGGCTACCGCCTGCTGCAGCCAAGCCAGCTTCAGTACGGGGCCTTCGCGGTATTCCTCCTCGCGGGCTTGATGCTGGGCGCAGGGCTGGCCCAGTTGCGCCGCCCGCAGCTTCAGGAGCCGGGCGACCTGCGCGCCGGGCTGATCCTGGCGGCTTTGGTGGGGGTGCTGCTCCCTGCCTTCGACGCCACCGAGTTCGCGCTGCAAAAGCTGGTCAGGGGTTGGCCCTTTCTGGTGGGCTTCATGGACAAGGCCTGGCCTCCCAACTTAGCCCAGATCAACCCCCTCGACCCGGAACGCAGTATCTTCCCGCTTCAGAGCGTGCTCTCGGAGATGGCGCTCACCATCGAGATTGCCCTGGTGGGCACTTTCCTGGCGGCCATCTTCGCCGTTCCCACCAGCTTCCTCGCCGCGCGCAACCTCACCCAGGGCAGCCCGCTGATGCGCGGCCTGTTCGCCTTCATGCGCACCTTCTACAACGTCGATCGCGGGGTGGACACCCTGATCCTGGCCCTGGTCTTCGTGGCGGCGGTAGGGTTGGGGCCCTTCGCCGGGGTGCTGGCGATGGCGATCCACTCCATCGCCGACCTGGGCAAGCTCTACTCCGAGGCCATCGAGAACGTCGACCGCGGGCCTATCGAGGCACTGGAATCCACCGGCACTGCCGGGGTCAACGTGCTGCGCTGGGCCATCCTACCGCAGGTGCTGCCTTTGTTCGTCTCCTACACCCTCTACCGCTTCGAGATCAACTTCCGTGTCTCGGTGGTGCTGGGGCTGGTGGGTGCGGGGGGCATTGGCTACTTCATCAAGGGGGCGATGGACGGGGGAAACTACGACCAGATGATCATCGGGGTCATCGCCATCGTGATCGTGGTGAACCTCATCGACTTCGCCTCGAGCTGGCTGCGCAGCCGGCTGGTGTAG
- a CDS encoding 3D domain-containing protein — MAFSSAWAASTFVVTATAYTSSPRETDSTPFITATGARTRFGIVAVSRDLLPGLPYGSQVRLEDLGSVSGRGRGQFDYLFRNTIFVVEDTMHPRFSWRMDIWMPNRSTAISFGVRKLRVTVLRIGRG; from the coding sequence ATGGCTTTTTCATCGGCGTGGGCAGCTTCGACCTTTGTGGTGACCGCCACGGCCTACACTTCTTCGCCGCGCGAGACCGACAGCACCCCCTTCATCACCGCGACGGGCGCGCGCACCCGCTTTGGCATCGTGGCGGTGAGTCGCGACCTCCTGCCCGGCTTGCCCTATGGTTCGCAGGTGCGCTTGGAGGACCTGGGCAGCGTGAGCGGCCGGGGCCGGGGGCAGTTCGACTACCTGTTCAGGAACACGATTTTCGTCGTCGAGGACACCATGCACCCGCGCTTTAGCTGGCGCATGGACATCTGGATGCCCAACCGCTCTACCGCCATCAGCTTTGGCGTGCGCAAACTGAGGGTGACTGTTTTGCGCATAGGTCGGGGCTAA
- a CDS encoding ABC transporter permease yields the protein MRFVCFLALRHLRYRRTQSLITLLGVAVGIMVLTTALSLFNGFSKGLIDATLKAAPHILLLKVNPEAPNTPPAPNPEVVAQAPFLAAKALLTRRAGEGRSAGVDFATLVGLGEGGAGVYPQIDLHRLKPGTIVLGSMLARSLAAFPGDELIALSVEQTRVTLEVVGTFSTGNALLDAGYAFTTLEDNRRLLGMPKAISGYQVRLRDPDRAYEVGRAISGEDYLPQPWQSNYRTLIEQLALQKRVSGIIVFLIVGVAALGMANVLVLAVVEKTPDIALLRVLGASGLQVAGVFALEGVLLGVAGVVLGNLLGWGLSSYFAWRPIGIPGELYFLTSLPVDIKASDFAWVSLMSLLVVILASLLPLLRALRVKPGEVLR from the coding sequence ATGCGATTCGTCTGCTTCCTGGCCCTGCGCCACCTGCGCTACCGCCGCACCCAGAGCCTCATCACCCTGCTGGGCGTGGCGGTGGGGATCATGGTGCTCACCACCGCTTTGTCGCTGTTCAACGGCTTCAGTAAGGGCCTCATCGACGCCACCCTCAAGGCCGCACCTCACATCCTGTTGCTCAAGGTCAACCCCGAGGCGCCCAACACCCCGCCGGCCCCTAACCCCGAAGTCGTGGCCCAGGCCCCGTTTCTGGCGGCCAAAGCCCTGCTGACCCGACGGGCCGGGGAAGGGCGCAGCGCGGGGGTGGATTTCGCCACCCTGGTGGGGCTGGGGGAGGGGGGGGCGGGGGTTTATCCCCAGATCGACCTGCATCGGCTCAAACCTGGCACCATCGTGCTGGGCAGCATGCTGGCCCGCAGCCTGGCGGCTTTCCCCGGCGACGAGCTCATCGCCCTTTCTGTCGAACAGACCCGCGTCACCCTCGAGGTCGTCGGCACCTTCAGCACCGGCAATGCCCTGCTCGACGCGGGCTACGCCTTCACCACCCTCGAGGACAACCGCAGGCTTTTGGGTATGCCCAAGGCCATCAGCGGCTATCAAGTGCGCCTGCGCGACCCCGATCGCGCCTACGAGGTAGGGAGGGCCATCAGCGGCGAGGACTACCTGCCCCAGCCCTGGCAGAGCAACTATCGCACCCTCATCGAGCAGTTGGCCCTGCAAAAACGTGTCAGCGGCATCATCGTCTTCCTGATCGTGGGGGTGGCCGCGCTGGGCATGGCCAACGTGCTGGTGCTGGCAGTGGTGGAGAAAACCCCCGACATCGCACTGTTGCGGGTGTTGGGGGCCAGCGGGCTTCAGGTGGCGGGGGTCTTTGCCCTGGAGGGTGTTCTGCTGGGCGTGGCTGGGGTGGTGCTGGGCAACCTGCTGGGTTGGGGGCTCTCGAGCTACTTCGCCTGGCGGCCCATCGGCATTCCCGGCGAGCTGTACTTCCTCACCAGCCTGCCGGTGGACATCAAGGCCAGCGACTTCGCATGGGTCTCGCTGATGAGCCTGCTGGTAGTGATCCTGGCCTCGCTGCTGCCGCTCTTGCGGGCGCTGCGCGTTAAGCCGGGGGAGGTGTTGCGCTAG
- a CDS encoding BMP family lipoprotein gives MKHWIALLVLCSLASAQLRVGIAFDTGGKNDPTFNGVAYAGAQRAAQQFKVQLFDFEPGDPSQVLPGVRKFAEEGLDLIIGVGFATEAGITATAKEFKDTKFALIDSVSEAPNVQSLVFRENEGTFLVGYIAGRLTQTGVVGFVGGMDIPLIHKFEVGYREGVKRACPSCRVIANYVGNTPAAFNDPAKAKEIASLQKTQGADIIYAAAGASGLGVFNYVKETRCLKAGELPRGLRFIRDPFRSVPKYAAYAQACAGNTRPMFFIGGDGNLNFLGDTDSNPQTLNHALTCMLKKVDVAAFRAVEAVVKGTFKGGILSLGLKEGGLDFALDAFNQALIPDTLRRELEALKKAVIGGQIKVPDSR, from the coding sequence ATGAAACACTGGATCGCGCTGCTCGTGTTGTGCTCGCTGGCCTCGGCTCAGCTTCGGGTGGGCATCGCCTTCGACACCGGCGGCAAGAACGACCCCACCTTCAACGGGGTGGCCTATGCCGGAGCCCAGCGGGCTGCCCAGCAGTTCAAGGTTCAACTCTTCGACTTCGAGCCCGGCGACCCTTCACAGGTGCTTCCAGGGGTGCGCAAGTTCGCCGAGGAGGGCCTCGACCTCATCATCGGGGTGGGCTTCGCCACCGAAGCGGGCATCACCGCCACCGCCAAAGAGTTCAAAGACACCAAGTTCGCCCTCATCGACAGCGTCTCCGAAGCACCCAATGTGCAGAGCCTGGTGTTCCGCGAGAACGAGGGAACTTTCCTGGTGGGCTACATCGCAGGCCGCCTGACCCAGACCGGGGTGGTGGGCTTTGTCGGGGGCATGGACATCCCCCTCATCCACAAGTTCGAGGTGGGCTACCGCGAGGGGGTCAAGAGAGCCTGCCCAAGCTGCCGGGTGATCGCCAACTACGTGGGCAACACCCCAGCGGCCTTCAACGACCCGGCCAAGGCCAAGGAGATTGCCAGCTTGCAGAAAACCCAGGGCGCCGACATCATCTACGCGGCGGCAGGAGCCAGTGGGCTGGGCGTGTTCAACTACGTCAAGGAGACCCGCTGCCTCAAAGCCGGCGAGTTGCCCAGAGGGCTTCGCTTCATCCGCGACCCCTTCCGCAGCGTGCCCAAGTACGCAGCCTATGCCCAAGCCTGCGCCGGCAACACCCGCCCGATGTTCTTCATCGGTGGCGACGGCAACCTCAACTTCCTGGGCGACACCGACTCCAACCCCCAGACCCTCAACCACGCCCTGACCTGTATGCTCAAAAAGGTCGACGTGGCTGCTTTCCGCGCCGTGGAAGCCGTGGTCAAGGGAACCTTCAAGGGCGGCATTTTGAGCCTGGGCCTCAAGGAAGGCGGCCTGGACTTCGCCCTCGACGCCTTCAACCAGGCCCTCATCCCCGATACCCTGCGCCGTGAACTCGAGGCCCTAAAGAAGGCCGTGATCGGCGGACAGATCAAGGTACCGGACAGCCGGTAG
- a CDS encoding sulfite oxidase-like oxidoreductase, which produces MFGKFLKRSRDAEEGRVPPGQVLTEKFPVLTYGPTPSLKPEEVRIFLDGLVEQPLELSWQDLLSLPQSDLTADFHCVTRWSKLDVQWRGVKVLDLMEQVKLRPQASAVLIHCYGGYTTNLTLDDFLRPENLLAHTLFGEALPREHGGPLRLIVPHLYAWKSAKWLRGFEFTGREKLGFWEVNGYHRRGDPWREERFSDE; this is translated from the coding sequence ATGTTCGGCAAATTCCTCAAGAGGTCTCGCGACGCCGAGGAGGGACGGGTGCCGCCGGGGCAGGTGCTCACCGAGAAGTTCCCCGTGCTGACCTATGGCCCCACGCCCAGCCTGAAGCCCGAGGAGGTCAGGATTTTCCTCGACGGCTTGGTAGAGCAACCCCTCGAGCTCTCTTGGCAAGACCTCCTGAGCCTGCCCCAGTCCGACCTCACCGCCGACTTCCACTGCGTCACCCGCTGGAGCAAGCTCGACGTGCAGTGGCGGGGGGTAAAGGTGCTCGACCTGATGGAGCAGGTCAAGCTCAGACCGCAGGCCAGCGCGGTTTTGATCCACTGCTACGGCGGCTACACCACCAACCTCACCCTCGACGACTTCCTGCGCCCGGAAAACCTGCTGGCCCACACCCTCTTCGGCGAAGCTCTCCCCCGCGAGCACGGCGGCCCCCTGCGCCTCATCGTGCCCCACCTCTACGCTTGGAAGAGCGCCAAGTGGCTGCGGGGCTTCGAGTTCACCGGGCGCGAGAAGCTGGGTTTTTGGGAAGTCAACGGCTACCACCGCCGGGGGGATCCCTGGAGGGAAGAGCGCTTCAGCGACGAGTGA
- a CDS encoding DUF190 domain-containing protein — protein sequence MKLEGEAKLLRIFIGESDKWQGRPLYEAIVLEAKQHGLAGATVFKGVMGFGAHSRIHSAKVLQLSEDLPLMIEIVDSEEKIRAFLPLLDAMVREGLVTLERVEVIRYQSR from the coding sequence ATGAAACTCGAAGGAGAAGCCAAGCTTTTGCGCATCTTCATCGGCGAAAGCGACAAGTGGCAGGGTCGCCCGCTCTATGAGGCCATCGTGCTCGAGGCCAAACAGCATGGCCTGGCCGGGGCCACCGTGTTCAAGGGCGTCATGGGCTTCGGAGCCCACTCGCGCATCCACAGCGCCAAGGTACTCCAGCTCTCCGAAGACCTCCCCCTCATGATCGAGATCGTCGATAGCGAGGAGAAGATCCGCGCCTTCCTCCCCCTGCTCGACGCGATGGTGCGGGAGGGGTTGGTGACGCTCGAGCGCGTCGAGGTGATCCGCTACCAGTCCCGTTGA
- the crcB gene encoding fluoride efflux transporter CrcB, whose product MKLLLVMLGGALGSALRYGLGAWIQGWAGPGFPWSTLLINVSGSFLIGIVLELSLKGALSGEARLFLAVGFLGGYTTFSTFSWETLTLAQGGEWLRAMGYVLGSVLLGFAAVWAGYWLGERLGG is encoded by the coding sequence ATGAAGCTGCTGCTGGTGATGCTGGGTGGGGCGCTGGGCTCGGCCCTGCGCTACGGCCTGGGGGCCTGGATCCAGGGGTGGGCCGGGCCCGGCTTCCCCTGGAGCACTCTCCTGATCAACGTCAGCGGAAGCTTCCTCATCGGCATCGTGCTCGAGCTCAGCTTAAAAGGCGCGCTGTCGGGGGAAGCCCGCTTGTTCCTGGCGGTGGGCTTCCTGGGCGGATACACCACTTTCTCCACCTTTAGCTGGGAGACCCTCACCCTGGCGCAGGGCGGCGAGTGGCTGCGGGCTATGGGCTACGTCCTGGGCAGCGTTCTGCTGGGCTTCGCGGCGGTGTGGGCAGGGTACTGGCTGGGCGAGCGACTCGGAGGTTAG
- a CDS encoding DUF4384 domain-containing protein — MRFFSGLILAALLAGCAPRLGVSDAQRAEWGLQPVIGGFAPDRGVGGKYKLRERVFFSFTLSRPGYVTLITVDPDTTTVVLERNVRLEAGAHTLPLKTDVTAQGQATYLVLPPTGISRFRLLFTDVPVSAPGLFRGKLSPEELDQQTQAYLGQAAVRDVAETTLEAVQ, encoded by the coding sequence ATGAGGTTTTTCAGCGGACTGATCCTGGCGGCGCTTCTCGCAGGCTGCGCCCCGAGGTTGGGCGTGAGCGACGCCCAGCGGGCCGAGTGGGGCTTGCAGCCTGTCATCGGCGGCTTCGCCCCCGACCGCGGCGTGGGCGGGAAGTACAAGCTGCGCGAGCGGGTCTTCTTCAGTTTCACCCTCAGCCGACCGGGTTACGTCACCCTGATCACCGTCGACCCCGACACCACCACGGTGGTGCTCGAGCGCAACGTGCGGCTCGAGGCGGGCGCCCACACCCTCCCCCTCAAGACCGACGTCACCGCCCAGGGGCAGGCCACCTACTTGGTGCTGCCGCCTACTGGGATCTCGCGCTTCCGCCTGCTCTTCACCGACGTGCCGGTCTCGGCGCCGGGCCTCTTCCGCGGCAAGCTCAGCCCTGAAGAGCTCGACCAACAGACCCAGGCCTACCTCGGCCAGGCCGCCGTGCGCGACGTGGCGGAGACCACCCTCGAGGCGGTGCAGTGA